Proteins encoded in a region of the Benincasa hispida cultivar B227 chromosome 2, ASM972705v1, whole genome shotgun sequence genome:
- the LOC120070866 gene encoding uncharacterized protein LOC120070866 isoform X2, translating into MEESIKEQQSTPLPGNSARPKLQRYALRSGTKPKEEKLPVPELSNPPSSASKRGRSVSSVSKSVGVLDLSAKDKSAKPPRRLSIPTKNVSPTRKFVGNITPISEVRRTARSQGKSDTPASDVSRSSKKTFNLLSSTSYWLSQIKLSEAASKHSVSLGFFKLALEAGCKPLHRMRDELKSYIDRCNLDESEQTVNDLLESYNTAEDTERLQVSETISQGPEVGTRSSDDEVHSSSSSVEPRKFKPKSLNTDVTKTTLGTEVNQRNPTTTPRNRGFWNKNAAPNSTSETAKKSVKKPYKPNKQEPIQGKEKAKKQGKKQLNEKAPASTSPEEDSVQSNKENLEAPQIEVISTEEVI; encoded by the exons ATGGAAGAATCTATCAAGGAGCAGCAATCTACTCCACTTCCTG GTAACTCAGCGAGACCGAAGCTTCAGCGCTATGCGTTGCGATCGGGGACTAAACCTAAGGAGGAGAAGCTTCCTGTGCCTGAATTGTCGAATCCTCCTTCTTCTGCCTCTAAGAG GGGAAGATCTGTGTCTAGTGTGAGTAAAAGTGTTGGAGTCCTTGACCTGTCTGCCAAGGACAAGTCAGCTAAACCACCAAGAAGGCTGTCCATTCCAACTAAAAACGTGAGCCCAACTCGAAAATTTGTTGGCAACATCACCCCAATATCAGAGGTCCGGAGGACTGCTAGAAGCCAGGGGAAAAGTGACACACCTGCTTCTGATGTTTCACGGTCAAGCAAGAAAACATTCAACCTTTTATCTTCTACATCATATTGGCTATCGCAGATCAAGCTCTCCGAAGCTGCTTCTAAGCATTCGGTGTCGCTTGGATTTTTTAAGCTTGCATTGGAAGCAGGGTGCAAG CCTCTTCATCGGATGCGTGATGAACTCAAATCCTACATTGATCGTTGCAACCTTGATGAAAGTGAACAAACGGTGAATGATTTGCTTGAAAGCTACAATACTGCTGAAGACACAGAGCGACTGCAAGTCTCTGAAACCATTTCTCAGGGACCTGAAGTGGGAACAAGGTCTTCAGATGATGAAGTTCATAGCTCTTCATCCTCAGTGGAGCCTAGGAAGTTTAAACCAAAATCCTTAAACACGGACGTCACCAAAACTACCCTAGGCACTGAGGTAAATCAGAGAAACCCTACTACAACACCCAGAAACAGAGGATTTTGGAATAAAAATGCTGCCCCAAATTCAACTTCAGAGACAGCAAAAAAATCTGTGAAGAAACCCTATAAGCCAAACAAGCAAGAACCCATTCAAGGAAAGGAAAAGGCCAAGAAACAAGGAAAGAAACAGCTCAACGAGAAAG CACCAGCTAGCACGAGTCCTGAAGAAGATTCAGTACAATCAAACAAAGAAAATTTG GAAGCTCCCCAAATTGAAGTGATTTCGACAGAAGAAGTGATATGA
- the LOC120070866 gene encoding uncharacterized protein LOC120070866 isoform X1, whose translation MEESIKEQQSTPLPGNSARPKLQRYALRSGTKPKEEKLPVPELSNPPSSASKRGRSVSSVSKSVGVLDLSAKDKSAKPPRRLSIPTKNVSPTRKFVGNITPISEVRRTARSQGKSDTPASDVSRSSKKTFNLLSSTSYWLSQIKLSEAASKHSVSLGFFKLALEAGCKPLHRMRDELKSYIDRCNLDESEQTVNDLLESYNTAEDTERLQVSETISQGPEVGTRSSDDEVHSSSSSVEPRKFKPKSLNTDVTKTTLGTEVNQRNPTTTPRNRGFWNKNAAPNSTSETAKKSVKKPYKPNKQEPIQGKEKAKKQGKKQLNEKAAPASTSPEEDSVQSNKENLEAPQIEVISTEEVI comes from the exons ATGGAAGAATCTATCAAGGAGCAGCAATCTACTCCACTTCCTG GTAACTCAGCGAGACCGAAGCTTCAGCGCTATGCGTTGCGATCGGGGACTAAACCTAAGGAGGAGAAGCTTCCTGTGCCTGAATTGTCGAATCCTCCTTCTTCTGCCTCTAAGAG GGGAAGATCTGTGTCTAGTGTGAGTAAAAGTGTTGGAGTCCTTGACCTGTCTGCCAAGGACAAGTCAGCTAAACCACCAAGAAGGCTGTCCATTCCAACTAAAAACGTGAGCCCAACTCGAAAATTTGTTGGCAACATCACCCCAATATCAGAGGTCCGGAGGACTGCTAGAAGCCAGGGGAAAAGTGACACACCTGCTTCTGATGTTTCACGGTCAAGCAAGAAAACATTCAACCTTTTATCTTCTACATCATATTGGCTATCGCAGATCAAGCTCTCCGAAGCTGCTTCTAAGCATTCGGTGTCGCTTGGATTTTTTAAGCTTGCATTGGAAGCAGGGTGCAAG CCTCTTCATCGGATGCGTGATGAACTCAAATCCTACATTGATCGTTGCAACCTTGATGAAAGTGAACAAACGGTGAATGATTTGCTTGAAAGCTACAATACTGCTGAAGACACAGAGCGACTGCAAGTCTCTGAAACCATTTCTCAGGGACCTGAAGTGGGAACAAGGTCTTCAGATGATGAAGTTCATAGCTCTTCATCCTCAGTGGAGCCTAGGAAGTTTAAACCAAAATCCTTAAACACGGACGTCACCAAAACTACCCTAGGCACTGAGGTAAATCAGAGAAACCCTACTACAACACCCAGAAACAGAGGATTTTGGAATAAAAATGCTGCCCCAAATTCAACTTCAGAGACAGCAAAAAAATCTGTGAAGAAACCCTATAAGCCAAACAAGCAAGAACCCATTCAAGGAAAGGAAAAGGCCAAGAAACAAGGAAAGAAACAGCTCAACGAGAAAG CAGCACCAGCTAGCACGAGTCCTGAAGAAGATTCAGTACAATCAAACAAAGAAAATTTG GAAGCTCCCCAAATTGAAGTGATTTCGACAGAAGAAGTGATATGA